The following proteins come from a genomic window of Excalfactoria chinensis isolate bCotChi1 chromosome 6, bCotChi1.hap2, whole genome shotgun sequence:
- the LOC140253702 gene encoding rho GTPase-activating protein 22-like isoform X1 — translation MIKTFQEHRIDTTECIKNLRQLISCLPKAHQNLLQFLSAFLLKVATYSAVNCMTLENLAIVFGPALFKIPVSPLACEEQRLYNGLLLYLLQHYEMLFVDVNPCFSARQADGLQKELHSLYFCKMSQSVWACGDMGKNFSGKILSSSLIKAQTKHSREAHSCSEWKTCGSEIHLKFAATFSSTWCQHCSPLAPELYLN, via the exons agcaCAGAATTGACACAACAGAATGCATAAAGAATCTGAGACAGTTAATTAGCTGCCTTCCCAAAGCACATCAAAACCTTCTCCAGTTCCTGTCTGCCTTCCTGTTAAAGGTAGCAACATACAGTGCAGTGAATTGCATGACTCTGGAAAATTTGGCCATTGTGTTTGGACCTGCTCTTTTCAA GATTCCTGTCAGTCCTTTGGCTTGTGAAGAACAAAGACTTTACAATGGCCTCCTGCTGTATTTGCTTCAGCATTATGAGATGCTTTTTGTCGATGTGAACCCTTGTTTCTCAGCAAGACAAGCAGACGGCCTCCAG AAGGAACTTCACTCcctgtatttctgcaaaatgtCACAGTCTGTCTGGGCTTGTGGTGATATGGGAAAgaatttttctggaaaaatcCTTTCAAGTTCCTTAATAAAAGCCCAGACGAAGCATAGCCGTGAGGCACACTCCTGCTCTGAG TGGAAGACTTGTGGCTCTGAGATCCATCTCAAGTTTGCAGCAACATTCTCTTCCACTTGGTGTCAGCATTGTTCTCCCTTGGCTCCTGAGCTGTATTTGAATTGA